The following proteins are encoded in a genomic region of Gadus macrocephalus chromosome 19, ASM3116895v1:
- the prrc2b gene encoding LOW QUALITY PROTEIN: protein PRRC2B (The sequence of the model RefSeq protein was modified relative to this genomic sequence to represent the inferred CDS: inserted 2 bases in 1 codon) produces MSDRLGQITKSKDGKSKYSTLSLFDKYKGKSIETQKNAVPRHGLQSLGKVAAARRMPPPAHLPSLKSENKGNDPNVIIVPKDGTGWANKQEQPDQKSSIALTAQLPELQPQLASQKSVSNLQKATPVASQESTNPGGPKQWAQLNGKAKELDGSRVLNRLQPFSHEEFPTLKAAGEQDKAGKERSVFDPSYGPGPSLRPQNVTSWREGGGRNLQPSSPLGPPADPEGKPPAAAETGAXPPPPPSSSSSVPSSNSNSSSSNAAVSSAIAPGISTSSSHSLVPAQPAVPDPKEISLRPAQPLRRTVVPTALQHQLHHTSNAVYHDMLPAFMCSKDTRETPGAVDIAPVAAVTAPARFDNRPARQNFTNASEHVNGDVRRGETRFVRAPARPSSQPIRRPGERPPRPAIINPEDLRDLDELDVNCEDGWAGLHEEVDYGEKLKFSDDEEEHGGNKKGKMWAEWERQRANQRDRQASVSSNDGAYLHEAAEDIYTQHHLHHTEPQRKVNGKYSPAETQAPQKSSAPGPAAAPHPAEPLEEQDDHLHPAQPAAAAAAPRAKFVSPDLSEAVERARRRREEEERRDREERLAACAEKLKRLDEKFGKTERQTSRSDDGSKDGEGKEPAATSAVVASPKREPSKAHSDSWQYATKEASECPPDHSPGYEYREEPCFPAYRASEDDAQEPTSPQSDGSAGRQTSKPIAPRFQKQQATPPPPQQPQHQQQQQQQQQQQQQQQQQQQQQQQQQEQVYKMQHWQSSHSASSGSSHPQRGYYPSHVLGFDPRWMMMPPFMDPRMAPGRSPVDYYPNSVHSSGMMKPMLHPDHLNSPGSDDGCHPSMHQERRAPSTEPYPMWNQDGYPLRSFTPPYQRQHESSEGGRPDDRGDLGCPQQSAYEERANECLEPPAEDLPHQGYHQNPRAPDRGEHQRHDQGLLTTAQGHGQRSDGDYHKHDPREKHSKDGSDPRDEAFDQGSKDSWRRDGGGQAKDGGSAGGPDQWADAAPSGGPSQPPEGGGRTLVRRTGPIKKPVLKALKVEDKENEKPRPEPEEKMVPPYRLEKEVLTNVYDLKKDSQPISSRRAASPAVEKQQQQQLQQHAEEKHQHQPPPAAAKPERAISTQTEDAPKEGGGWDTGTKSSQFARDEAEARDSQAPRRNNWIFIDEEQAFAGARGTGRGRGRGFREFNSSGGGRGGVGGDRERGGGERGGGGGGGGGRGAKGGENLRGGYGKNNGSNSVSSSISGGGAGGRGVSRGRGPPRDFVQVEDIQRGKPRRRNVSETLSETSEYEELPKRRRQKGSENGEGYVEPAEGVRKADRDSWRSNKTYAEDQAAIDDKEKAKAGRGGFVSRTLPPRMNAAPAPTGGSSSGGGGGGGGGGGGGGGGYSRGFGGPRDISTWRGRGAQYTGAGGPMQENGYGPAADAAYPRRQAPAAEREALKYPPKFSGPFAENGGEERDGEYYPDGEGADRQALRRRRPPRQDKPPRFRRLRQENELGSGQWNSEQYANGGGGGGEGGFANPWPNRPKAAGEEGWPAAHYPAQHGSQAEDWESGSENSDFGDWREKRGGGGGGGLQQGHGDGPSEHGDAGEKREMSKRSFSSQRPLVERQNRKGEPALLEGGKAPSGRADSWQNGGAPCKSRSPEAYVDQPDDREPSDPSGKKLDKELKQGSGKSDMVEPLSQYDLNSYPIESEGQGSDSYQDALSKKQRRPQDDDRRRKEQAAVPLKSRPLASKMPPRFAKKQGGMGMEQQEDSLSSNNLGTEIWETNNSALSVQSSGGDSWTKQVSYTGSEPNSETVVVAPCRAPLCDERPSKRTPVWPGALQDSDAGPEQSKEQHKPGPIGNERSLKHRGKGPEASERLEGVGGPISAPVNGVDLHGDPGLPGPPIEFGVSAKDSDFNLPPCSAAVAVSSPVAKLQDPLNTNPALNQSIPMLRSNHLQPGMNLNTMSFPSADLTLKMESARKAWENSQSLPEQGSPVGGVSGSQPPCSSSVSYSSFGGVSMPPMPVASVAPSMSLQGNHIPPLYLDGHGFPSQPRLLPPSMAQQQSYQQVQPRPTHVLHQGYKQAQQAQQIPISLHNSLQAQAQLGLRGGLPVSQSQEMFNSIPPFRSQVYMHPNLSQPSPLVLSGGGQLKGPYSPFPGMQPSDMVKSQSGSHYQPMNGSQPMVYDNQMNQGPGMGSSQLMDSQLIQVAMPLPGSQLRYGSAQQHLILPQSIQLQQGQNLSVGAPRRMMPPGSQQREPSQMEMKGFQYADKPSHSPGLPGGSYRWARCLFSLPSLPRPGSASPSGKPSGPGGQLPPHYTQQVAPPQGSMVMHMRPPTTGPFPTPIQRPVMQVNKPVMVRSPPYPNSGREPPHPTASSAPEPQMKGPEDCVKVSHPM; encoded by the exons ATGTCCGATCGTTTGGGGCAAATAACCAAGTCCAAGGATGGGAAAAGCAAGTACTCCACACTCAGTCTATTTGACAAGTACAAGGGAAAATCAATAGAAACTCAGAAAAACGCAG TTCCACGACATGGCTTACAGAGTCTTGGCAAAGTGGCCGCAGCCCGGCGTATGCCCCCACCCGCTCACCTGCCGAGCCTGAAGTCTGAAAACAAAGGAAACGACCCCAACGTCATTATTGTGCCCAAAGACGGAACAGGATGGGCAAACAAGCAGGAACAACCGGATcaaaagag TTCTATTGCGTTAACAGCACAGCTGCCGGAGTTGCAGCCGCAGCTGGCTTCACAGAAGTCCGTTTCCAATCTTCAGAAGGCCACGCCAGTAGCCAGCCAGGAG AGCACAAACCCAGGTGGACCGAAGCAATGGGCCCAGCTAAATGGAAAGGCGAAAGAGCTAGATG GTTCAAGGGTCTTAAACCGACTTCAGCCCTTCTCTCACGAGGAATTTCCCACGCTGAAGGCCGCTGGGGAACAGGACAAGGCTGGCAAGGAAAGAAGCGTCTTCGATCCGTCGTATGGGCCCGGACCAAGCCTCCGCCCGCAGA ATGTGACGAGCTGGAGGGAGGGTGGTGGCAGGAACCTGCAGCCCTCCTCGCCCCTTGGTCCGCCAGCCGACCCCGAGGGCAAGCCCCCCGCCGCGGCTGAGACCGgcgc tcccccgccccccccctcctcctcctcctccgtcccctcctccaactccaactcctcctcctccaacgccGCCGTCTCCTCCGCCATCGCCCCCggcatctccacctcctcctcccactcgctGGTCCCGGCCCAGCCCGCCGTCCCCGACCCGAAGGAGATCTCCCTGCGCCCCGCCCAGCCCCTGCGGAGGACGGTGGTCCCCACCGCCCTGcagcaccagctccaccacaccTCCAACGCCGTCTACCACGACATGCTGCCCGCTTTC ATGTGTTCCAAAGACACGCGCGAGACCCCCGGGGCCGTCGACATCGCACCCGTCGCCGCGGTGACGGCGCCCGCCCGATTCGACAACAGGCCCGCCCGCCAGAACTTCACCAACGCTTCAGAGCACGTCAA CGGTGACGTGCGGCGGGGGGAGACGCGCTTCGTACGAGCCCCCGCTCGCCCCTCTTCCCAGCCCATCCGCCGGCCCGGAGAGAGACCCCCGCGGCCCGCCATCATCAACCCCGAGGACCTGAGGGATCTGGACGAGCTGGACGTCAACTGTGAGGACGGCTGGGCAG GACTTCACGAAGAGGTAGACTACGGAGAGAAACTTAAATTCAGTGACGATGAAGAGGAACATGGCGGCAATAAGAAGGGCAAGATGTG GGCCGAGTGGGAGCGCCAAAGGGCCAACCAGCGTGACCGGCAGGCCTCCGTCAGCTCCAACGACGGGGCCTACCTCCACGAAGCCGCCGAGGACATCTacacccagcaccacctccaccacaccgaGCCCCAGAGGAAAGTCAACGGAAAATACTCCCCCGCCGAAACCCAG gccccgcaGAAGAGCTCTGCTCctggccccgccgccgccccccaccCGGCGGAGCCCCTCGAGGAACAGGACGACCACCTGCACCCCGCccagcccgccgccgccgccgccgcccccaggGCCAAGTTCGTGTCCCCCGATCTGTCGGAGGCGGTGGAACGCGCCCGGCGCCgccgcgaggaggaggagcggcgcgACCGCGAGGAGCGGCTGGCCGCCTGCGCCGAGAAGCTGAAGCGGCTGGACGAGAAGTTCGGCAAGACGGAGCGCCAGACCTCGCGCTCCGACGACGGCAGCAAGGACGGCGAGGGCAAGGAGCCCGCCGCCACCTCCGCCGTCGTCGCGTCCCCCAAGAGGGAGCCCAGCAAAGCCCACTCGGACAGCTGGCAGTACGCCACGAAAG AGGCCAGCGAGTGCCCCCCGGACCACTCCCCCGGCTACGAGTACCGCGAGGAGCCCTGCTTCCCGGCCTACCGCGCCAGCGAGGACGACGCACAAGAGCCCACGTCCCCGCAGAGCGACGGCAGCGCCGGGCGCCAGACCTCCAAGCCCATCGCGCCCCGCTTCCAGAAGcagcaggccacgccccctccgccACAACAGCcgcagcaccaacaacaacaacagcagcaacagcagcagcagcaacaacaacaacaacaacaacaacagcagcaacaacagcag GAGCAAGTGTACAAGATGCAGCACTGGCAGTCGAGCCACTCGGCCAGCTCTGGCTCCAGCCACCCCCAGCGGGGCTACTACCCCTCCCACGTGCTGGGCTTCGACCCCCGCTGGATGATGATGCCCCCGTTCATGGACCCCCGCATGGCCCCGGGCCGGTCCCCTGTGGACTACTACCCCAACTCTGTCCACTCTTCAG GAATGATGAAGCCCATGCTTCATCCAGACCACCTCAACAGTCCCGGCTCTGACGACGGCTGCCATCCCAGCATGCACCAGGAGAGGAGGGCTCCGTCCACCGAGCCCTACCCCATGTGGAACCAGGACGGCTACCCCCTGCGGAGCTTCACGCCGCCCTACCAGAGACAGCACGAGAGCTCGGAGGGCGGCCGGCCAGACGACCG AGGAGACCTCGGCTGCCCCCAGCAGAGCGCTTACGAAGAGAGGGCCAACGAGTGCCTGGAGCCCCCCGCCGAGGACCTCCCTCACCAGGGCTACCACCAGAACCCCCGGGCCCCCGACCGGGGGGAGCACCAGCGTCACGACCAGGGCCTGCTCACCACGGCCCAGGGCCACGGCCAGCGCTCGGACGGCGACTACCACAAGCACGACCCCAGAGAGAAGCACTCAAAGGACGGCTCGGACCCGCGCGACGAGGCCTTCGACCAAGGCTCCAAGGACAGTTGGAGGAGAGACGGCGGCGGCCAGGCTAAGGACGGAGGCTCCGCCGGCGGCCCAGACCAGTGGGCCGACGCCGCCCCCAGCGGCGGGCCCAGCCAGCCCCCAGAGGGCGGTGGGCGCACCCTGGTCCGCAGGACCGGCCCCATCAAGAAGCCCGTGCTGAAGGCGCTCAAGGTGGAGGACAAGGAGAACGAGAAGCCCCGGCCCGAGCCCGAGGAGAAGATGGTGCCGCCGTACCgcctggagaaggaggtgctCACCAACGTCTACGACCTGAAGAAGGACAGCCAGCCCATCAGCAGCCGGCGAGCTGCCTCGCCCGCTGtcgagaagcagcagcagcagcagctgcagcagcacgcGGAGGAGAAGCATCAGCATCAGcctccgcccgccgccgccaagCCGGAGAGGGCCATCAGCACCCAGACGGAGGACGCGCCCAAGGAGGGCGGCGGCTGGGACACGGGCACCAAGAGCAGCCAGTTCGCCAGGGACGAGGCGGAGGCCCGCGACTCCCAGGCCCCCCGCCGCAACAACTGGATCTTCATCGACGAGGAGCAGGCCTTCGCCGGGGCCAGGGGGACGGGTCGAGGGCGTGGCCGAGGATTTCGGGAGTTTAACTCGAGCGgaggtggacgaggaggagtgggcggagacagggagagaggaggcggggaaagaggaggaggaggaggaggaggaggaggccgggggGCTAAAGGGGGAGAGAACCTTCGCGGTGGCTACGGGAAGAACAACGGCAGCAACAGCGTTAGCAGCAGCATCAGCGGCGGCGGTGCCGGGGGTCGTGGCGTGAGCCGCGGCAGgggcccgcccagagactttGTCCAAGTGGAGGACATCCAAAGGGGCAAGCCCCGCCGACGCAACGTCAGCGAGACCCTGAGCGAGACCTCGGAGTACGAAGAGCTGCCCAAGCGCCGTCGCCAGAAGGGGTCCGAGAACGGCGAGGGGTACGTGGAGCCCGCCGAGGGGGTCCGCAAGGCGGACCGGGACTCCTGGAGGTCCAACAAGACGTACGCCGAGGACCAAGCGGCCATCGACGACAAGGAGAAGGCCAAGGCCGGCCGCGGGGGCTTCGTGAGCCGCACGCTGCCCCCCAGGATGAACGCCGCCCCCGCACCCACCGGCGGAAGCagcagcggaggaggaggaggaggaggaggaggaggaggaggtggtggtggtggatacAGCAGAGGCTTTGGGGGCCCCAGGGACATCTCCACCTGGAGGGGCCGCGGTGCCCAGTACACCGGCGCCGGGGGCCCCATGCAGGAGAACGGCTACGGCCCCGCCGCCGACGCGGCCTACCCGCGCCGGCAGGCCCCAGCCGCGGAGCGCGAGGCCCTCAAATACCCGCCCAAGTTCTCGGGCCCGTTCGCCGAGAATGGCGGCGAGGAGCGCGACGGCGAGTACTACCCGGACGGCGAGGGCGCCGACCGGCAGGCGCTGAGGCGGCGCCGGCCGCCACGCCAGGACAAGCCCCCGCGCTTCCGCCGCCTGCGGCAGGAGAACGAGCTCGGCTCGGGCCAGTGGAACAGCGAGCAGTACGCCaacggtggcggcggcggcggcgagggggGCTTCGCCAACCCCTGGCCCAACCGCCCCAAGGCGGCCGGCGAGGAGGGCTGGCCCGCCGCGCACTACCCCGCGCAGCACGGGAGCCAGGCCGAGGACTGGGAGTCGGGCTCGGAGAACAGCGACTTCGGGGACTGGAGGGAGaagcggggaggagggggagggggcgggctcCAGCAGGGGCACGGCGACGGCCCCTCGGAGCACGGCGACGCCGGGGAGAAGCGGGAGATGTCCAAGAGGAGCTTCTCCAGCCAGCGGCCCCTGGTGGAGCGGCAGAACCGCAAGGGGGAGCCGGCGCTGCTGGAGGGCGGCAAGGCGCCGTCGGGCAGGGCCGACAGCTGGCAGAACGGCGGGGCTCCGTGTAAGAG caggAGCCCCGAGGCCTACGTGGATCAGCCCGACGATAGAGAGCCCAGCGACCCCTCCGGGAAGAAGCTAGACAAGGAGCTCAAGCAGGGCTCGGGGAAATCCGACATGGTGGAGCCGCTGTCCCAGTACGACCTCAACAGCTACCCGA TTGAGAGTGAAGGCCAGGGCTCGGACTCGTACCAGGACGCCCTGTCTAAGAAGCAGCGACGCCCCCAGGACGACGACCGCAGGAGGAAGGAGCAGGCCGCC GTTCCACTCAAGAGCCGACCGCTGGCCTCCAAGATGCCCCCCCGCTTCGCCAAGAAGCAGGGGGGCATGGGcatggagcagcaggaggactCTCTATCGTCCAACAACCTCGGCACGGAGATCTGGGAGACCAACAATTCAG CTCTGTCAGTGCAGTCTTCAGGAGGAGACTCCTGGACCAAACAAGTGTCCTACACGGGCAGCGAGCCCAACTCTGAG ACAGTGGTAGTAGCGCCGTGTAGAGCGCCTCTGTGTGATGAACGGCCCTCTAAACGGACTCCCGTGTGGCCTGGTGCCCTCCAGGACTCGGACGCCGGGCCGGAGCAGAGCAAGGAGCAGCACAAGCCCGGCCCCATCGGCAACGAGCGCTCCCTGAAGCACCGCGGCAAGGGCCCCGAGGCGTCGGAGCGGCTGGAGGGCGTGGGCGGGCCCATCAGCGCGCCCGTCAACGGCGTGGACCTCCACGGCGACCCGGGGCTGCCCGGCCCGCCCATCGAGTTCGGCGTGAGCGCCAAGGACTCTGACTTCAACCTGCCGCCGTGCTCGGCCGCCGTGGCCGTGTCCAGCCCCGTCGCCAAGCTGCAGGACCCGCTCAACACCAAC CCGGCTCTGAACCAGAGCATACCCATGCTGCGCTCCAACCACCTGCAGCCAGGCATGAACCTCAACACCATGTCCTTCCCCAGCGCCGACCTCACACTCAAG ATGGAGTCGGCCCGCAAGGCGTGGGAGAACTCCCAGTCGCTCCCGGAGCAGGGCTCCCCTGTGGGGGGCGTGTCGGGCTCCcagcccccctgctcctccagcgtCAGCTACAGCTCCTTCGGGGGCGTCTCCATGCCCCCCATGCCGGTGGCCTCCGTGGCTCCCTCCATGTCCCTGCAGG gtaacCACATCCCCCCTCTGTACCTGGACGGTCATGGGTTCCCCAGCCAGCCGCGCCTGCTACCCCCTTCCATGGCCCAGCAGCAGAGCTACCAGCAGGTACAGCCCCGCCCTACACACGTCCTACATCAGGGCTACAAG caggcccagcaggcccagcagATCCCCATCTCCCTGCACAACTCCctgcaggcccaggcccagctgGGGCTCCGTGGGGGCCTCCCGGTCTCCCAGTCCCAGGAGATGTTCAACTCTATCCCCCCGTTCAG GTCCCAGGTGTACATGCACCCCAACCTCTCCCAGCCCAGCCCCCTGGTGCTGTCCGGGGGCGGCCAGCTCAAGGGCCCCTACTCCCCGTTCCCCGGCATGCAGCCCTCGGACATGGTCAAGTCCCAGTCGGGCTCCCACTACCAGCCCATGAACGGCAGCCAGCCCATGGTCTACGACAACCAGATGAACCAGGGCCCCGGCATGGGCTCCTCCCAGCTCATGGACTCCCAGCTCATCCAG GTGGCCATGCCCCTGCCGGGCTCCCAGCTGCGCTACGGCTCGGCCCAGCAGCACCTCATCCTGCCCCAGTCCATCCAGCTGCAGCAGGGCCAGAACCTGTCTGTGGGCGCCCCGCGCCGCATGATGCCCCCCGGCTCCCAGCAGAGAGAG cccTCCCAGATGGAGATGAAGGGCTTCCAGTACGCCGACAAGCCCAGCCACTCCCCGGGCCTGCCTGGAGGGTCCTACAGGTGGGCAAG gtgtttattttctctcccGTCTCTTCCCAGGCCGGGGTCTGCCAGCCCCAGTGGGAAGCCGTCGGGCCCCGGGGGCCAGCTGCCTCCACACTACACCCAACAG
- the LOC132447441 gene encoding inactive phospholipid phosphatase 7 → MPSSSNSVRSRTRDRNNVLGRPEFMSLNQPMRAGAPAAENRASSRRLSQIKPQTSQSNEEPADTAGVNNNKDKDKKEPGKMPEEDCMLLNPSFKGIAMNALLAIDISLSKRMGVCAYTSSSWGGCRSMVALLELTGFGITWIIGTIVCLTRSNTLAGQEVLVNLLLALLLDVLTIAGVQRLVKRRGPWEMTPGFLDCVSMDMYSFPAAHASRAAMVSKFLLSHLVLAVPLRILLVLWAFLVGVSRVMLGKHHLTDMVCGFVLGLLHFSLMENVWLSSGTCQTLISISTFSWGPFS, encoded by the exons ATGCCCTCCTCAAGCAACAGCGTGAGATCTCGGACGCGGGACCGCAACAATGTGCTGGGCAGACCCGAGTTCATGTCCCTGAACCAGCCCATGCGGGCCGGAGCGCCCGCCGCCGAGAACCGAGCCAGCTCCAGGAGGCTGTCGCAGATCAAGCCCCAGACCAGTCAGTCGAACGAAGAGCCCGCTGACACCGCCGGCGTCAACAATAACAAGGACAAGGACAAAAAGGAGCCGGGCAAAATGCCCGAGGAAGACTGCATGCTGCTGAACCCCTCCTTCAAGGGGATAGCCATGAACGCGCTGCTAGCCATCGACATCAGTCTTTCCAAGCGCATGGGGGTCTGCGCCTACACCTCGTCTTCCTGGGGGGGCTGCCGCTCCATGGTCGCCCTACTCGAGCTCACCGGCTTCGGCATCACGTGGATCATTGGCACTATCGTGTGTCTCACGAGGAGTAACACGCTTGCCGGACAGGAGGTTCTGGTCAACCTGCTACTGG CGCTGCTTCTGGACGTGCTGACCATCGCAGGGGTCCAGCGGCTGGTGAAGCGGCGGGGGCCCTGGGAGATGACCCCCGGCTTCCTGGACTGCGTGTCCATGGACATGTACTCTTTCCCGGCGGCGCACGCCAGCCGCGCCGCCATGGTCTCCAAGTTCCTGCTGTCCCACCTGGTGCTGGCCGTGCCTCTGCGCATCCTGCTGGTGCTCTGGGCCTTCCTGGTGGGCGTGTCCCGGGTGATGCTGGGCAAGCACCACCTCACGGACATGGTCTGTGGCTTCGTGCTGGGGCTCCTCCACTTCAGCCTGATGGAGAACGTGTGGCTCTCCTCCGGCACCTGCCAGACTCTCATCTCCATCAGCACCTTCAGCTGGGGCCCCTTCAGTTAG